A window of the Microcaecilia unicolor chromosome 5, aMicUni1.1, whole genome shotgun sequence genome harbors these coding sequences:
- the LOC115471242 gene encoding beta-1,3-galactosyltransferase 5-like gives MAQFNTGIVGIFSVVLLFACLCLFIELKFTKFCIFCHSGNKNFLLLPDIDCKKNPPFLVILVTTEYWQLQARTAIRQSWGKERIIGDKRIVSFFLLGTLERQNKSAETRIISESLKYKDIIQKNFIDTYYNLTLKTLMGVDWVHHFCPQSSFVMKTDTDMFINTFYLTELLVRKNRTTNFFTGSIKSKDHPIRNKVSKWYISEIEYPGEWYPPFCSGTGYVFSTDVANQIYIISPSVPYFKLEDVYVGLCLDKLRIPLEELHSENTFFPSKVKFSICRFRKIVTCHHVQPSEILMYWNALQSSQDEECIGAGPAE, from the coding sequence ATGGCTCAATTTAACACTGGAATTGTAGGCATCTTCTCAGTGGTGCTACTTTTTGCTTGTCTCTGTTTATTCATTGAATTGAAGTTTACTAAATTCTGCATATTCTGCCACAGTGGTAATAAAAACTTTTTGCTCTTACCGGACATTGATTGCAAGAAGAATCCTCCATTCTTGGTTATTCTTGTCACTACTGAGTATTGGCAGCTTCAAGCTCGGACAGCAATCCGCCAATCATGGGGGAAAGAGAGAATAATAGGGGACAAACGGATAGTGTCCTTTTTTCTCCTGGGAACCCTGGAAAGACAGAACAAGTCAGCTGAAACCAGAATCATCAGTGAAAGCTTGAAATACAAGGACATCATTCAGAAGAATTTCATCGACACTTACTATAACTTAACATTAAAGACTCTAATGGGAGTGGATTGGGTTCACCATTTCTGCCCACAGTCCAGCTTTGTGATGAAGACAGATACTGATATGTTTATCAATACATTTTACCTCACAGAACTGCTTGTAAGAAAGAACAGGACCACCAATTTTTTCACCGGCTCCATCAAGTCTAAGGATCACCCCATACGAAATAAGGTCAGCAAATGGTACATAAGTGAAATTGAGTATCCAGGGGAGTGGTATCCTCCTTTCTGCTCTGGCACAGGTTATGTTTTTTCTACTGATGTTGCGAATCAGATTTACATTATTTCACCTAGTGTCCCATATTTTAAGCTGGAGGATGTTTACGTAGGACTGTGCCTGGACAAGCTTAGAATACCACTGGAGGAACTTCACAGTGAAAACACTTTTTTCCCTTCAAAAGTGAAGTTCTCTATCTGTCGCTTTAGAAAAATTGTGACCTGTCATCATGTCCAGCCCTCTGAGATACTGATGTACTGGAATGCCTTGCAGAGCTCACAGGATGAAGAATGTATTGGAGCTGGCCCCGCTGAATGA